In a genomic window of Lycium ferocissimum isolate CSIRO_LF1 chromosome 9, AGI_CSIRO_Lferr_CH_V1, whole genome shotgun sequence:
- the LOC132030596 gene encoding uncharacterized protein LOC132030596 isoform X2 encodes MPFITEISFHEKRPLIGNEWQNMGTYHSVRKNPCGKKEVFLGSEESQEFSSNMHKFQGKEPLVCIESSSKETSCLMSNVHGGTESSDECNTSTSNHKTKISLIGVRKQKNGRYGAVITDKIRHKQVWLGTFDTIEEASQAYFSKKSEFEKLNLQGNKVNKPKKNLDQIQQPESPVVPSLSVADDQTLDTASVDGINKRIDSHEATMDIVGVHKNKTTGKEPESSKEASCLMASVHGTESYDECNTSTSCIKGKISLAGIRGQKNGRYCAVITDTIRRKQVWLGTFDTIEEASQAYFSKKSELDNEKLNLQANTEKRPNKNPDPVQQPESLIIPSLSMADGQTMETGSVYRRNKRTDSHEPIMDNVGIHKNKTSGKEPEPSKEPACLIANVDGTESYDECNASTRCNPKGNRSLLGIRKQNNGRYGAVITDRIKHKKVWLGTFDTVEEASQAYLSKKSELKKLGQQGNKPKKNCYQFQQPESSVVTSLSVANHDQTLNSASVSRRNKRIGANRKTHFFKVHKRKSSGKYTTEIKNPISKKRIWLGTFATAEEASQAYQSKKLEFQKLVEAMQQQCTNKLTHPVQDGKSEELVNIKLGHKNVNCELESSGGSEIDVPISNSSNEGTLQWIDSHEIGAAEEAFHAYASKKFDVQSSKKVELQSGMPTDFSGGDRQEGREDDEDLRMGEWVQLPGNRAVKFSLKLGLPIIDNYGSLLGEFSTLDDLSICKTEDGNET; translated from the coding sequence ATGCCCTTTATTACGGAGATATCATTCCATGAGAAAAGACCCTTAATTGGAAATGAATGGCAAAATATGGGGACTTATCATTCAGTGAGAAAAAACCCTTGTGGAAAAAAAGAGGTATTTTTGGGTAGTGAGGAATCCCAAGAATTTAGCTCTAACATGCACAAATTCCAAGGAAAAGAACCCTTAGTGTGCATAGAATCATCTTCTAAAGAAACCTCATGTTTAATGTCTAATGTCCATGGTGGGACAGAATCATCTGATGAATGTAATACTAGTACAAGCAATCATAAAACCAAGATTAGCTTAATTGGGGTAAGAAAGCAAAAGAATGGGAGGTATGGTGCTGTGATTACTGACAAAATTAGGCATAAGCAAGTATGGTTAGGCACTTTTGACACTATTGAAGAGGCTTCACAAGCTTATTTCTCCAAGAAGTCTGAGTTTGAGAAATTAAACCTGCAGGGAAATAAGGTGAATAAACCAAAGAAGAATCTTGATCAAATTCAGCAGCCTGAATCACCTGTTGTGCCATCCTTGTCTGTGGCTGATGATCAAACCTTGGATACAGCTAGTGTGGATGGAATAAATAAAAGAATCGATTCTCACGAAGCAACAATGGATATCGTTGGGGTTCACAAGAACAAGACAACAGGGAAAGAACCCGAATCTTCTAAAGAAGCCTCATGTCTAATGGCTAGTGTACATGGCACGGAATCATATGATGAGTGTAATACCAGTACAAGTTGCATTAAAGGCAAGATAAGCTTAGCTGGAATCCGAGGGCAAAAGAACGGGAGGTATTGTGCTGTGATTACAGACACAATTAGGCGTAAACAAGTATGGTTGGGAACTTTTGACACTATTGAAGAGGCTTCACAAGCTTATTTCTCCAAAAAGTCTGAGCTTGACAATGAGAAATTAAACCTGCAGGCTAATACGGAGAAAAGACCAAACAAGAATCCTGATCCAGTTCAGCAGCCTGAATCACTTATTATACCATCCTTATCCATGGCTGATGGTCAAACCATGGAAACTGGTAGTGTGTATAGGAGAAATAAAAGAACTGATTCTCACGAACCAATAATGGATAATGTTGGGATTCACAAGAACAAGACGTCAGGGAAAGAACCCGAACCTTCTAAAGAACCCGCATGTCTAATAGCTAATGTCGATGgcacagaatcatatgatgagTGTAATGCTAGTACAAGATGCAATCCTAAAGGCAACAGAAGCTTACTTGGGATCCGAAAACAAAATAACGGGAGGTATGGTGCTGTGATTACAGATCGAATTAAGCATAAAAAGGTATGGTTGGGCACTTTTGACACTGTTGAAGAAGCTTCACAAGCTTATTTGTCCAAGAAGTCTGAGCTTAAGAAATTAGGCCAGCAGGGGAATAAACCAAAGAAGAATTGTTATCAATTTCAGCAGCCTGAATCATCTGTTGTGACATCCTTGTCTGTGGCTAATCATGATCAAACCTTAAATTCTGCTAGTGTGAgtagaagaaataaaagaatcGGTGCTAACAGAAAAACACATTTTTTTAAGGTTCACAAGAGAAAGAGTTCAGGTAAATATACAACTGAGATTAAAAATCCCATCAGTAAGAAAAGAATTTGGTTGGGGACTTTTGCCACTGCTGAAGAGGCTTCACAGGCTTATCAATCTAAGAAGCTCGAGTTTCAGAAATTAGTCGAGGCAATGCAGCAGCAATGTACTAATAAGCTTACTCATCCTGTGCAAGATGGGAAATCAGAGGAATTAGTCAACATCAAGCTAGGACATAAAAATGTAAATTGTGAACTCGAATCATCTGGTGGATCAGAAATTGATgttccaatctcaaattcatctaATGAGGGAACTCTCCAATGGATTGATTCTCACGAAATAGGTGCTGCTGAAGAAGCTTTCCATGCTTATGCGTCTAAGAAATTCGATGTTCAGAGCTCAAAGAAGGTCGAGCTGCAAAGCGGTATGCCAACTGATTTTAGCGGAGGGGATAGGCAAGAAGGTCGAGAGGATGATGAAGATTTACGAATGGGGGAGTGGGTGCAACTTCCAGGGAATAGGGCAGTCAAATTTTCTCTGAAGCTGGGCTTACCAATCATCGATAACTATGGATCTCTTTTAGGTGAATTCAGCACTTTGGATGATCTCAGTATTTGTAAAACTGAggatggcaatgaaacataA
- the LOC132030596 gene encoding uncharacterized protein LOC132030596 isoform X1 translates to METDQQELFADGKEEEDDEIRCKKQKITQIEQPKIFYDKVKSTTLLHHRNHKAQSSNSPNSSTSTATERSKKADGKMPFITEISFHEKRPLIGNEWQNMGTYHSVRKNPCGKKEVFLGSEESQEFSSNMHKFQGKEPLVCIESSSKETSCLMSNVHGGTESSDECNTSTSNHKTKISLIGVRKQKNGRYGAVITDKIRHKQVWLGTFDTIEEASQAYFSKKSEFEKLNLQGNKVNKPKKNLDQIQQPESPVVPSLSVADDQTLDTASVDGINKRIDSHEATMDIVGVHKNKTTGKEPESSKEASCLMASVHGTESYDECNTSTSCIKGKISLAGIRGQKNGRYCAVITDTIRRKQVWLGTFDTIEEASQAYFSKKSELDNEKLNLQANTEKRPNKNPDPVQQPESLIIPSLSMADGQTMETGSVYRRNKRTDSHEPIMDNVGIHKNKTSGKEPEPSKEPACLIANVDGTESYDECNASTRCNPKGNRSLLGIRKQNNGRYGAVITDRIKHKKVWLGTFDTVEEASQAYLSKKSELKKLGQQGNKPKKNCYQFQQPESSVVTSLSVANHDQTLNSASVSRRNKRIGANRKTHFFKVHKRKSSGKYTTEIKNPISKKRIWLGTFATAEEASQAYQSKKLEFQKLVEAMQQQCTNKLTHPVQDGKSEELVNIKLGHKNVNCELESSGGSEIDVPISNSSNEGTLQWIDSHEIGAAEEAFHAYASKKFDVQSSKKVELQSGMPTDFSGGDRQEGREDDEDLRMGEWVQLPGNRAVKFSLKLGLPIIDNYGSLLGEFSTLDDLSICKTEDGNET, encoded by the coding sequence ATGGAAACTGATCAACAAGAACTATTTGCAgatggaaaagaagaagaagatgatgaaatcaGATGCAAGAAACAGAAGATAACCCAAATTGAGCAGCCAAAGATTTTTTATGACAAGGTAAAGTCCACTACTCTTTTACATCACAGAAATCACAAAGCACAGAGCTCAAATTCACCTAATAGTAGTACAAGTACTGCTACTGAAAGAAGTAAAAAAGCTGATGGTAAAATGCCCTTTATTACGGAGATATCATTCCATGAGAAAAGACCCTTAATTGGAAATGAATGGCAAAATATGGGGACTTATCATTCAGTGAGAAAAAACCCTTGTGGAAAAAAAGAGGTATTTTTGGGTAGTGAGGAATCCCAAGAATTTAGCTCTAACATGCACAAATTCCAAGGAAAAGAACCCTTAGTGTGCATAGAATCATCTTCTAAAGAAACCTCATGTTTAATGTCTAATGTCCATGGTGGGACAGAATCATCTGATGAATGTAATACTAGTACAAGCAATCATAAAACCAAGATTAGCTTAATTGGGGTAAGAAAGCAAAAGAATGGGAGGTATGGTGCTGTGATTACTGACAAAATTAGGCATAAGCAAGTATGGTTAGGCACTTTTGACACTATTGAAGAGGCTTCACAAGCTTATTTCTCCAAGAAGTCTGAGTTTGAGAAATTAAACCTGCAGGGAAATAAGGTGAATAAACCAAAGAAGAATCTTGATCAAATTCAGCAGCCTGAATCACCTGTTGTGCCATCCTTGTCTGTGGCTGATGATCAAACCTTGGATACAGCTAGTGTGGATGGAATAAATAAAAGAATCGATTCTCACGAAGCAACAATGGATATCGTTGGGGTTCACAAGAACAAGACAACAGGGAAAGAACCCGAATCTTCTAAAGAAGCCTCATGTCTAATGGCTAGTGTACATGGCACGGAATCATATGATGAGTGTAATACCAGTACAAGTTGCATTAAAGGCAAGATAAGCTTAGCTGGAATCCGAGGGCAAAAGAACGGGAGGTATTGTGCTGTGATTACAGACACAATTAGGCGTAAACAAGTATGGTTGGGAACTTTTGACACTATTGAAGAGGCTTCACAAGCTTATTTCTCCAAAAAGTCTGAGCTTGACAATGAGAAATTAAACCTGCAGGCTAATACGGAGAAAAGACCAAACAAGAATCCTGATCCAGTTCAGCAGCCTGAATCACTTATTATACCATCCTTATCCATGGCTGATGGTCAAACCATGGAAACTGGTAGTGTGTATAGGAGAAATAAAAGAACTGATTCTCACGAACCAATAATGGATAATGTTGGGATTCACAAGAACAAGACGTCAGGGAAAGAACCCGAACCTTCTAAAGAACCCGCATGTCTAATAGCTAATGTCGATGgcacagaatcatatgatgagTGTAATGCTAGTACAAGATGCAATCCTAAAGGCAACAGAAGCTTACTTGGGATCCGAAAACAAAATAACGGGAGGTATGGTGCTGTGATTACAGATCGAATTAAGCATAAAAAGGTATGGTTGGGCACTTTTGACACTGTTGAAGAAGCTTCACAAGCTTATTTGTCCAAGAAGTCTGAGCTTAAGAAATTAGGCCAGCAGGGGAATAAACCAAAGAAGAATTGTTATCAATTTCAGCAGCCTGAATCATCTGTTGTGACATCCTTGTCTGTGGCTAATCATGATCAAACCTTAAATTCTGCTAGTGTGAgtagaagaaataaaagaatcGGTGCTAACAGAAAAACACATTTTTTTAAGGTTCACAAGAGAAAGAGTTCAGGTAAATATACAACTGAGATTAAAAATCCCATCAGTAAGAAAAGAATTTGGTTGGGGACTTTTGCCACTGCTGAAGAGGCTTCACAGGCTTATCAATCTAAGAAGCTCGAGTTTCAGAAATTAGTCGAGGCAATGCAGCAGCAATGTACTAATAAGCTTACTCATCCTGTGCAAGATGGGAAATCAGAGGAATTAGTCAACATCAAGCTAGGACATAAAAATGTAAATTGTGAACTCGAATCATCTGGTGGATCAGAAATTGATgttccaatctcaaattcatctaATGAGGGAACTCTCCAATGGATTGATTCTCACGAAATAGGTGCTGCTGAAGAAGCTTTCCATGCTTATGCGTCTAAGAAATTCGATGTTCAGAGCTCAAAGAAGGTCGAGCTGCAAAGCGGTATGCCAACTGATTTTAGCGGAGGGGATAGGCAAGAAGGTCGAGAGGATGATGAAGATTTACGAATGGGGGAGTGGGTGCAACTTCCAGGGAATAGGGCAGTCAAATTTTCTCTGAAGCTGGGCTTACCAATCATCGATAACTATGGATCTCTTTTAGGTGAATTCAGCACTTTGGATGATCTCAGTATTTGTAAAACTGAggatggcaatgaaacataA
- the LOC132030596 gene encoding uncharacterized protein LOC132030596 isoform X4 codes for MDIVGVHKNKTTGKEPESSKEASCLMASVHGTESYDECNTSTSCIKGKISLAGIRGQKNGRYCAVITDTIRRKQVWLGTFDTIEEASQAYFSKKSELDNEKLNLQANTEKRPNKNPDPVQQPESLIIPSLSMADGQTMETGSVYRRNKRTDSHEPIMDNVGIHKNKTSGKEPEPSKEPACLIANVDGTESYDECNASTRCNPKGNRSLLGIRKQNNGRYGAVITDRIKHKKVWLGTFDTVEEASQAYLSKKSELKKLGQQGNKPKKNCYQFQQPESSVVTSLSVANHDQTLNSASVSRRNKRIGANRKTHFFKVHKRKSSGKYTTEIKNPISKKRIWLGTFATAEEASQAYQSKKLEFQKLVEAMQQQCTNKLTHPVQDGKSEELVNIKLGHKNVNCELESSGGSEIDVPISNSSNEGTLQWIDSHEIGAAEEAFHAYASKKFDVQSSKKVELQSGMPTDFSGGDRQEGREDDEDLRMGEWVQLPGNRAVKFSLKLGLPIIDNYGSLLGEFSTLDDLSICKTEDGNET; via the coding sequence ATGGATATCGTTGGGGTTCACAAGAACAAGACAACAGGGAAAGAACCCGAATCTTCTAAAGAAGCCTCATGTCTAATGGCTAGTGTACATGGCACGGAATCATATGATGAGTGTAATACCAGTACAAGTTGCATTAAAGGCAAGATAAGCTTAGCTGGAATCCGAGGGCAAAAGAACGGGAGGTATTGTGCTGTGATTACAGACACAATTAGGCGTAAACAAGTATGGTTGGGAACTTTTGACACTATTGAAGAGGCTTCACAAGCTTATTTCTCCAAAAAGTCTGAGCTTGACAATGAGAAATTAAACCTGCAGGCTAATACGGAGAAAAGACCAAACAAGAATCCTGATCCAGTTCAGCAGCCTGAATCACTTATTATACCATCCTTATCCATGGCTGATGGTCAAACCATGGAAACTGGTAGTGTGTATAGGAGAAATAAAAGAACTGATTCTCACGAACCAATAATGGATAATGTTGGGATTCACAAGAACAAGACGTCAGGGAAAGAACCCGAACCTTCTAAAGAACCCGCATGTCTAATAGCTAATGTCGATGgcacagaatcatatgatgagTGTAATGCTAGTACAAGATGCAATCCTAAAGGCAACAGAAGCTTACTTGGGATCCGAAAACAAAATAACGGGAGGTATGGTGCTGTGATTACAGATCGAATTAAGCATAAAAAGGTATGGTTGGGCACTTTTGACACTGTTGAAGAAGCTTCACAAGCTTATTTGTCCAAGAAGTCTGAGCTTAAGAAATTAGGCCAGCAGGGGAATAAACCAAAGAAGAATTGTTATCAATTTCAGCAGCCTGAATCATCTGTTGTGACATCCTTGTCTGTGGCTAATCATGATCAAACCTTAAATTCTGCTAGTGTGAgtagaagaaataaaagaatcGGTGCTAACAGAAAAACACATTTTTTTAAGGTTCACAAGAGAAAGAGTTCAGGTAAATATACAACTGAGATTAAAAATCCCATCAGTAAGAAAAGAATTTGGTTGGGGACTTTTGCCACTGCTGAAGAGGCTTCACAGGCTTATCAATCTAAGAAGCTCGAGTTTCAGAAATTAGTCGAGGCAATGCAGCAGCAATGTACTAATAAGCTTACTCATCCTGTGCAAGATGGGAAATCAGAGGAATTAGTCAACATCAAGCTAGGACATAAAAATGTAAATTGTGAACTCGAATCATCTGGTGGATCAGAAATTGATgttccaatctcaaattcatctaATGAGGGAACTCTCCAATGGATTGATTCTCACGAAATAGGTGCTGCTGAAGAAGCTTTCCATGCTTATGCGTCTAAGAAATTCGATGTTCAGAGCTCAAAGAAGGTCGAGCTGCAAAGCGGTATGCCAACTGATTTTAGCGGAGGGGATAGGCAAGAAGGTCGAGAGGATGATGAAGATTTACGAATGGGGGAGTGGGTGCAACTTCCAGGGAATAGGGCAGTCAAATTTTCTCTGAAGCTGGGCTTACCAATCATCGATAACTATGGATCTCTTTTAGGTGAATTCAGCACTTTGGATGATCTCAGTATTTGTAAAACTGAggatggcaatgaaacataA
- the LOC132030596 gene encoding uncharacterized protein LOC132030596 isoform X3 yields the protein METDQQELFADGKEEEDDEIRCKKQKITQIEQPKIFYDKGNKVNKPKKNLDQIQQPESPVVPSLSVADDQTLDTASVDGINKRIDSHEATMDIVGVHKNKTTGKEPESSKEASCLMASVHGTESYDECNTSTSCIKGKISLAGIRGQKNGRYCAVITDTIRRKQVWLGTFDTIEEASQAYFSKKSELDNEKLNLQANTEKRPNKNPDPVQQPESLIIPSLSMADGQTMETGSVYRRNKRTDSHEPIMDNVGIHKNKTSGKEPEPSKEPACLIANVDGTESYDECNASTRCNPKGNRSLLGIRKQNNGRYGAVITDRIKHKKVWLGTFDTVEEASQAYLSKKSELKKLGQQGNKPKKNCYQFQQPESSVVTSLSVANHDQTLNSASVSRRNKRIGANRKTHFFKVHKRKSSGKYTTEIKNPISKKRIWLGTFATAEEASQAYQSKKLEFQKLVEAMQQQCTNKLTHPVQDGKSEELVNIKLGHKNVNCELESSGGSEIDVPISNSSNEGTLQWIDSHEIGAAEEAFHAYASKKFDVQSSKKVELQSGMPTDFSGGDRQEGREDDEDLRMGEWVQLPGNRAVKFSLKLGLPIIDNYGSLLGEFSTLDDLSICKTEDGNET from the exons ATGGAAACTGATCAACAAGAACTATTTGCAgatggaaaagaagaagaagatgatgaaatcaGATGCAAGAAACAGAAGATAACCCAAATTGAGCAGCCAAAGATTTTTTATGACAAG GGAAATAAGGTGAATAAACCAAAGAAGAATCTTGATCAAATTCAGCAGCCTGAATCACCTGTTGTGCCATCCTTGTCTGTGGCTGATGATCAAACCTTGGATACAGCTAGTGTGGATGGAATAAATAAAAGAATCGATTCTCACGAAGCAACAATGGATATCGTTGGGGTTCACAAGAACAAGACAACAGGGAAAGAACCCGAATCTTCTAAAGAAGCCTCATGTCTAATGGCTAGTGTACATGGCACGGAATCATATGATGAGTGTAATACCAGTACAAGTTGCATTAAAGGCAAGATAAGCTTAGCTGGAATCCGAGGGCAAAAGAACGGGAGGTATTGTGCTGTGATTACAGACACAATTAGGCGTAAACAAGTATGGTTGGGAACTTTTGACACTATTGAAGAGGCTTCACAAGCTTATTTCTCCAAAAAGTCTGAGCTTGACAATGAGAAATTAAACCTGCAGGCTAATACGGAGAAAAGACCAAACAAGAATCCTGATCCAGTTCAGCAGCCTGAATCACTTATTATACCATCCTTATCCATGGCTGATGGTCAAACCATGGAAACTGGTAGTGTGTATAGGAGAAATAAAAGAACTGATTCTCACGAACCAATAATGGATAATGTTGGGATTCACAAGAACAAGACGTCAGGGAAAGAACCCGAACCTTCTAAAGAACCCGCATGTCTAATAGCTAATGTCGATGgcacagaatcatatgatgagTGTAATGCTAGTACAAGATGCAATCCTAAAGGCAACAGAAGCTTACTTGGGATCCGAAAACAAAATAACGGGAGGTATGGTGCTGTGATTACAGATCGAATTAAGCATAAAAAGGTATGGTTGGGCACTTTTGACACTGTTGAAGAAGCTTCACAAGCTTATTTGTCCAAGAAGTCTGAGCTTAAGAAATTAGGCCAGCAGGGGAATAAACCAAAGAAGAATTGTTATCAATTTCAGCAGCCTGAATCATCTGTTGTGACATCCTTGTCTGTGGCTAATCATGATCAAACCTTAAATTCTGCTAGTGTGAgtagaagaaataaaagaatcGGTGCTAACAGAAAAACACATTTTTTTAAGGTTCACAAGAGAAAGAGTTCAGGTAAATATACAACTGAGATTAAAAATCCCATCAGTAAGAAAAGAATTTGGTTGGGGACTTTTGCCACTGCTGAAGAGGCTTCACAGGCTTATCAATCTAAGAAGCTCGAGTTTCAGAAATTAGTCGAGGCAATGCAGCAGCAATGTACTAATAAGCTTACTCATCCTGTGCAAGATGGGAAATCAGAGGAATTAGTCAACATCAAGCTAGGACATAAAAATGTAAATTGTGAACTCGAATCATCTGGTGGATCAGAAATTGATgttccaatctcaaattcatctaATGAGGGAACTCTCCAATGGATTGATTCTCACGAAATAGGTGCTGCTGAAGAAGCTTTCCATGCTTATGCGTCTAAGAAATTCGATGTTCAGAGCTCAAAGAAGGTCGAGCTGCAAAGCGGTATGCCAACTGATTTTAGCGGAGGGGATAGGCAAGAAGGTCGAGAGGATGATGAAGATTTACGAATGGGGGAGTGGGTGCAACTTCCAGGGAATAGGGCAGTCAAATTTTCTCTGAAGCTGGGCTTACCAATCATCGATAACTATGGATCTCTTTTAGGTGAATTCAGCACTTTGGATGATCTCAGTATTTGTAAAACTGAggatggcaatgaaacataA